One genomic segment of Canis lupus familiaris isolate Mischka breed German Shepherd chromosome 22, alternate assembly UU_Cfam_GSD_1.0, whole genome shotgun sequence includes these proteins:
- the LOC102151128 gene encoding nucleoside diphosphate kinase, mitochondrial-like, whose protein sequence is MTHSPSPHTPASCSGTLGYLSFLRSASYFQAASSLRLDCFPHHISCWKVNLGLNLLETGSSGPRAGVMGGVLGRASLPGLLSGPWAPGPSLLAHPNSGGSSWTRERTLVAVKPDGVQRRLVGDVIQRFERRGFKLVGMKMLQAPERVLAEHHHDLQRKPFYPPLISYMTSGPVVAMVWEGPSVVCSSRTMIGHTDSAEATPGTIRGDFSIHISRNIIHASDSVEGARREIQLWFQSSELVDWADKNHESSIYAA, encoded by the coding sequence ATGACacactccccttccccccacacccCGGCCTCCTGCTCTGGGACATTGGGCTACTTGTCCTTCCTTCGCTCCGCCTCTTACTTCCAAGCAGCCTCCTCCCTCCGACTGGACTGCTTCCCTCATCACATCAGCTGCTGGAAGGTCAATCTTGGCTTAAACCTTCTAGAAACAGGCTCCAGCGGCCCGCGGGCCGGGGTCATGGGTGGCGTCTTGGGGCGCGCCTCGCTGCCGGGGCTGCTGAGTGGCCCGTGGGCCCCCGGACCGAGCCTGCTCGCGCACCCCAACTCGGGAGGGTCCTCCTGGACTCGAGAGCGGACCCTGGTTGCAGTGAAGCCGGATGGGGTGCAGCGGCGGCTTGTGGGGGACGTGATCCAGCGCTTTGAGAGGAGGGGCTTCAAGCTGGTGGGGATGAAGATGCTGCAGGCGCCAGAGAGAGTCCTTGCTGAGCACCACCATGACCTGCAGAGGAAGCCCTTCTACCCACCGCTCATCAGCTACATGACCTCCGGCCCCGTGGTGGCCATGGTCTGGGAAGGCCCCAGTGTGGTGTGCTCCTCGAGGACCATGATAGGACACACCGACTCAGCTGAGGCCACCCCCGGCACCATCAGGGGGGACTTCAGCATCCACATCAGCAGGAACATCATTCACGCCAGCGACTCCGTGGAGGGGGCCCGGAGGGAGATCCAGCTATGGTTTCAGAGCAGTGAGCTGGTGGACTGGGCAGACAAAAACCACGAGAGCAGCATCTACGCAGCCTGA